The Nicotiana sylvestris chromosome 6, ASM39365v2, whole genome shotgun sequence genomic sequence CTAGGTCAAATCCATTCGTCGTTCTagaggatcgtgatcctcctcCGATATTTTGCAAGCAAGATCGAGGGGCATCCTTTTATGCTCGATCACCTCATGCGCCTCTACGGCCCCTGACTTTATCATGGAGTCATGATCAAGCTTTACTGCCGAGCCACCAAACCCCTGTTCTCGAGCATAGACGAGACCCGAGACCGAGGTTGGATGTGCAGATTTGTCCGAATAAAGACTTCGGATCCAATCCCTGTCGAAGACATGCCGTTCCCTGAAAAGTGGAACATGAAGCATAAGTATTGCTTTGCCTTTGAATATTTATTTTTGCCATTTTACTTCTTGTCTTCCCCTCTTCCAAGTTTTTTGTGTTGCAGTTGTGGCCATTGTGCCGGAAGTGATCCCCGACCTGAGGTAATGGATTGAAGGATTAGTATCACAAAAGCTTACTCCGGTTGTTCCTGGATGGAGTTATCAAGGGGCCAATGGGAGGCCCATAATCATGGTAATCTTCTTTCCTTAGAAAGGTTTTCATTTGGGCTTCATTATTGTACTTACTCATCTTTTCCATTTTGTAGGCCTTGGGAAGGATGTACTAATAAGGCCCCCCTCCACTGAAGAAGAGGCACTTCTTTCCTCATCTGCCCCGAAGCATggcaaagagaagaaaagaaaggaggcTCCAAGTTCTCCAGGCCCGGAAAAAAAAGGTCGGCTAGGAGGCCCCATAAGCCTAAGGGGGATGTTATCCATGTAACTCTGGAGTCCGTCCAACAGCTAGTGGATGAGaccgaagacgaagaagaagaaaactgTGGATTGGTGATTCGTGTGCGAGCTGGCACCGAGATTCAAAGAACCATTGGACTGGCGGGAGCCGAAATtgctttgcctcagcctgatgagCTCGAGCCAAAAAGAAACGAAGATGCATCACCTCAAAGTGGGAAGGCTACCGAAGATGTTGTTGATGGTGGCACAGAACCGGCCTCGAGGCTCCCCAGAACAAAGACGATGCCTCAAAAGACCCACTTGGGGCAATGGAGATCGGGGGTTCCTCCTCGTTCCCTCCAGTTCCTGACTCGATGATAGGTGACACTCAAGTTGTGGAGACTTGTATGGGGAGGGAGCCTATAGAGAGGAAGATTTATTCCGAGGTTATTTTGTTGAGTTAGAATATGTCACCGGTCTAGGTGATTTGGACGTACCGAGGAAGATCTCGAGTGAGGCTTCCTCGAACTTCAAACTGACCTACCAATTCCCAGCTCCCAGCATTGATCCCGAGCGTAAGCGGCCACTTATCATCCCGATCCCGTAGGATGCTCAAGTTTTCTTTGTCCCCGTAGGGATGGCTAGCTATCCCCGATGCTTGGTCACTGAAGAGTACCAAGCCAAGATGGATGCAGTGGAAGTTGGTTATTTGTTCAACGAGGCCCACCATGCTCTGAATCGGGTAAGTTCAAGGGCCATTGCATTATTTCTTTATGACTTTGACTTGCAGATATCTCTAACATTTTCTTCCTTTTTGGTAGGCTTCGGTGTTGCATCATGAGGCCTTTCTTCGAATCCGAGAAGAACGCAAGGCCTAGGTCCAGGGCCTTACTGAGAAATGTGATACATACAAGCTTCTTAGTGAGACGCTTCAAGTAGAATTGGTGGCAGCTCAAGATGAGCATGCTGAGATGGCTGAGCAGGTATTCTGAGTTCTTCATGATAGTGAGGACGGATCAGAGATAACAACAAATGATCCAATTCTGCAGGTTTGATAGAGGCTCGAACAAATCAAGGACCTTCAAAGGCAAATAAATGAAGTACGAGACGAGGCTGAAAAGTTCAAGGGTTGTATGGATATGTTAGCCTCGAAAAAGGAGGCCATCCAAGCAGAGATGGAGTCAGCCAAATCCCAGCTTCAGGTCGTAAGGGAGAATGCCTCAGTTCAGGCGAAGATAGCCGAGGATCTCGAGTCCAATTTAGCCAGTTTGGCCAAAGAGCTTGAGGTTGCCAGATCTGAAGTGGCCGTAGCTAATACTAAGGCCCAGTCTACTGCAACCCAATACAAGGTCAATGCCGAAGCCACCCTCGAGGAGGCCAAGGGCATGGTAGATCATTCGAAGTGGCAGGCCCGAAGGGAGGCTCCCGAGGGGGTCCTTGCTCAAAGTTTTGATATATCTGTTGAACTCGAGATTGCCAAGATTGAGGAATAAAAAGCTCGGAAGCTAGCATTTCCCAAGGAGGATTCTGAGAATGTGAGCGGATCTGGCAGAGAAGATTCCGAAGGTGAAGAAGCTTCCTTCGATAAGGACCGTGCTGCTTAGGCCTAGTAatttttgcttttgctttgaggtCGATCGACTTTTGTAAAGAATTTTTTGATCGGGCCATGTGAGCTTTGTAAAAAACTTTGATATGTAAAAACTTTTTCCTTTTTATGGCTCCCACATCCGTTGTCCATTTGTTATTTTATGCAAGTGTCAAATTACCTTAGTATAAAGTTATATAATGGTATTCAACGGTCCAAGATTGGATATTCGAACTCGGCCTGAGGTGGTTTTCAATAAATAAGAGCCGAGTGAGATCATTTATTTGGACTCGGAATAAGGTAATCTTTGAGTTTGATGTCCGAGTGAGAGTGTTATCTCGAACTCGAAATCAGGTGGCCCTTAGGCTCGaaaaatagtccccgagtgagaatttatTCAAACTCGAATTGAAGTAGCCCTTGAGCTTGGTAGTTGAGTTATAGCGATATCTCAAACTCAAAGTGCGAGTAGCCCTTAGGCCTTTGAAAATTTTGTATTGGGTCGATCTGGAATTTGTAAAATGATCGTTTAATCATATACATAAGGCTTTTCTCCCCTTTTCGGCTTTTAAAGTTTTCCCTTTGTTTAGGTTGAAATGCCTCAACATGAAATAAGGAACTGTTCGAGAGTTTGAACAATTTTGTACTCTTTAGAATTTTCGAGGCTTGATATTATTGAAGCCTTTATGCTTTTGCCGAGGATACCCTTTTAACCGGTTTATGAAATAATTTGAAGGCCTATGTTGTTACCGAATTCGGACGTCTCCGATCCATGTTGCTTTGGTTGTAGCCTCTTTAGTTCAGGATTTTCCCCTTGGGCTTATTTTCCTGTTTCACTTCGAGCTTGCTCGaagtgtcagtccccgagtgggatGCCCGTGACCTATAAAAATCGAGAGTTGCCTAAAAGGTCTTATGGTCTCGAAGCTTTAACGTTTCAATTTCGTTTATTTTTCTGGTGGCAGTCCCCGATTGTGGGGGTAATTATCTGAACTCTGGTTATGATCGGCCCTTAGGCCTCTTTACATAATATATCAAGagtatgaaattgtaaagtagaaGAACGTTTCTAAGGCATGAGATATTGGCAAGGAAAAATACATCTCATTATAGTTTATTGTACATGCGGACATATTCTGTTCCAGGGCTCGAGAAAACTACATGGGCACGGTTTGTTTGACCGTTTGGACCTTAcaaattttcctatcgagaccccgaTGCCATGAAATAATTTCCTTGCAACAaagttaacattcgaggatagttcccccagtattcgaggttgattataAAGAAGCCTCGGATACTATTGAATTGTTCTAAGTTGGCACGATcaatggttgcctcattaaaaacctcgccaaaaaatccatttgggacaaaatcgtactaagggaaaaagagtgcaacgcgtgctttcagacctaaagacTTCGTGTCGAGGAGTCCATCGTTATTTCTGACCGAACACCTGCAAGGGTTAGttttaaaatataaatgaaaatggaaggggtcgtaccttagcagtagtatcgttttAGGTGCGATACGTTCCATTTGTTTGGTAATTATTAGTCGTTCATCGTGCCGAGTTTTTAGGATCCTTTCCTTGAGATTTCGAGAATCTGTTATGGGTCTTCCCAGTTCGGACCCAATTTTCATTCATTTGGGTTTTGGGTGTTTAACATTACTTTCCTTAGTACCAAGTCCTCAAATTAAAGTATCAAAGTTTggaccttcgattgtaatacctCTCGATTCGTTGCTTCTGGGCGGCCAGTCGAATAGAGGCAGCTTCACGTCATTCATCCAATAGTTCTAGGCTTGTATTCATGGCCTCGTCATTTGATTCCTTTGTCACATATCAGAATCTGATGCTTGGCTCCCCAACTTTGATAGGTATTAAAGCTTTTGTGCCATAAACCAAAAAGAATGGGGTAGCCGCGATACTGGAATTCgaagttgtgcgatatgcccaaaggaGTTCGGGCGggatttctctccattttcctttggcatcTGTATTACGGTTTTGTTGGTCGATTTGGCTTGCCCATTTACACCagggtgataaggtgttgatAAGATCCTTTGATCTTGAGGCCATCGAGAAACTTGGTCACCTTGCTGCCGACGAACTATTTTTTGTTGTCGCAGGCAATTTCGGATGGTATCCCGAATTGACACACGatatggtcccaaatgaagtcgatgacttctttttctctgaccttctgATAGGCCTATGCTTCAACCTACTTAGGAAAATAGTTAGTCATAAATAAAACCAAATTGAGCCTTACCTGGCGACGACGAAAGGGGGCCGACAATGTCtatcccccacttcatgaatggccatggggataAGACCGAATGAAGGTTGATGAATCATCAGAGCAtgcctttgacatttatcacatttttgcaCAAACTCTTTTGCATCTTTTTCCATATCAATCCAGTAATAGCCGGCTCAAATTAAGTTTGTTATCTTCGACTGACGAGTCTGGGTTCGCGAGGGCATCGACTTTGCTATTTTGATATCGAGGCAGATGTTGCAAAGTCCATTCTTTGAACCGGCATAGAGTTACCTGTAACTTGTCCAAGTATATTTGCATTCTCTCTTCCTGAACTTTAAAGGTCCCGTTAACCTGATTCACAAGAAGGAGGGAGTCGCATTTGGCTTCGATTATCTTTGCTCCCAAGCCTTTGGCTAGTTTGAGACCTGAAAGTTCGGGTTTATGAAAAATATTTCAAAGGGGATAAGTTGTTACAATACATATGGGATGACAtaaaaatatggttttaatttcctagaggcgcttatcaAAGCGAGTGCTAACTTTTCTAAGTGAGGATACCTAGTTTTGGCCTCACCTAAGGTccgactaacataatagatagggaattgcgtaccttgtctTTCTCGGACCTGGACTCCACTTAGTGCTATCTCCAATACTGCCAAGTACAAGTAAAGTTGTTCGTCCATTTTCGGGGTATGAAGCAACGACATGCTCGATAAGTATCACTTTAGTTCCTCCAAGGTCTGCTGCCATTCCGGGGTCCATGCAAAAATTTTCTTCTTCCTAAGCAATGAGAAGAATCTGTGACTTCTATCTAAGGATCTCGAAATGAATCGTCCTAGGGTGGCTATGCACCCCGTTAGCCTTAGTACGACCTTTACATTATCTACGACCTTGATATCCTCGAcagctttgattttatcggggttgatcttgaTTCCCCGATTGGACACCATGAAGCCGAAAAACTTGCCTGAGCCAACCTCGAATGCACACTTTTCTAGGTTGAGCTTCATATTATACTTCCTCAGTATATCGAAAGTCTCCTGCAAATtcttcaaatggtcctctgctcgcagggacttaattagcatgtcatcaatataaacttccatagatttccctatttgttgtttgaacattcgATTTAATAGGCGTTGATAggttgcaccagcattttttagtccgaacggcgttacattataacaataggtgccatacttagtgataaacaaggtcttttcctggtcctccgaGTTCAtatgtatttggttgtacccggagtaggcatcgagaaaactgagaatcttgtggccggccgtggcatcgatcatatgATCAATGTTAGGCAAGGGAAAAGAATccttggggcatgctttattcaggtctttataatctacacatatTCTAAGTTTATTTCCCTTCTTAGAGACTACCACTACGTTTGCTAACGATTTAGGGTACTTTATTtcccgaatggatcctattttgagaagtttggttacctcatctttgatgaaagtgtgctttacctcggactgaggcctccttttttgTTTCACGGGGCGGAACTTCGGGTCTAGGCTTAGTTTATGAGTACTGATCTCCGATGGGATCCCTGTTATATCGAGATGGGACCAGGCAAAACATTCCATATTAGctttaagaaattgaataaattttttctgagctcgggagttaaccccgtgcccaggtatacctttcgatcgggaaGATGCTCGATTAATATGATTTGTTCCGGCTCTTTGACGGTTGATTTTGTGGCGTCAGAATCATCAGGAATTATGAAGGATCAAGGTATCATTCAATCATCATCCTCGTGAGTTCCTTGCCCCTCCGGTTGGGTCGAGGCTGGTGGTTGTGGTTTCTATTTGGTCTCATGGTTTCCCTTTAAATCTGATCCCTTTGCTAATGAAAGTTTTGATACCAGTATCACTTCGACGATTGCAAATATCTCCTTGGCAGCAAGTTTCTCCCCGCACACTATTTTGACTCCCTCTGATGTCGGAAACTTCAGAACTTAGTGAAGGGTcgaggtactgccctcatgttatggATCTAAGGCCTTTCGAGCAgcacattgtacctcatgtcacttcaatcatgtggaactttgtttcttggatggtcTCTACTACGTTTACTGGTAAAATAATTTAACCTTTGGTgatttcacttgccatgttgaagccattaagTACTTGGGCTACAGACATAATTTGATCTTGTAGGCCCAGCTGTTCCACGACCCTTGCTtgaataatgttggccgagcttcctggatcaattaacacacgtttaacttgaattttattcataaagACATATATTACCAATGTATCATTGTGAGGATGTTCGATCCCTTTTGCGTCTTCGTCATTAAAAGACAAGGTTTCTTCTAGTAAGTAGTTCCAAGTTCACTTTTTTCCTTGTGATTGTCACCTTAGTGCATTTAAATACTGGTCCTTGAGGAACATCGacccctccaacgatcatgtgaatCACATGTTGTGGCTCCTCTTGCTCGTTCTATCTATTTGAATCTCTGTTTTTAAAGTGGTTCTTGGCCCCatcacttaagaattctcgaaGATGCCCCTCGTTAAATAAATGGAATATTTCCTCCCTTAGCTGCCTGCAATCTTCTGTTTTATGACCATgggtgccatgatatttgcatattTGGTTGGGGTTTCTCTGGGCTGGATCGGTTTGCAAAGGTCGAGGCCATCTAGTATCCTTGATACGTCCGATGACTGATACGATGGTTGATGCATCTAGGCTAAAATTATAATTCGATAATTGAGGAGCTTTTTTGGGTCCGGCATCCCTGTCAAGACCATATTTTCTTACGAGTCCCCAtgaactttgacctcgatcatttctcctTTCCTTCCGTGCAAAGTTTCATCTAGACCCGCTACCTCTTTGATCTCCATTGTACGGTTGGTATCGATCTCTATTCAACCTCGACTCTCGATTGATATCCCTTTTGATTCTATCCATGGTCTTGTTAGGATAAACAGACCCAGATGGAGTTCCTAGCTGATCATCCTCGACCTTGATCTTAGAATGATATCGATTATGTACATCGGCCCAAGTGACAGCTAGATACTCGATCAAATTTTTCCTCAACTGTTGTGAAGCTATGGAACACCGAACattgagaccttgagtgaaggcctgaaCGGCCCAATCGTTGGTGATCGGTGGCAAATCCATTCTCTCCGTTTGGAACCGAGATACAaattccctgagcatctcgttatctCTCTGCCTTACCTTGaagaggtcggactttcttgttgcaACTTTAATGGCTTTAGCGTGCACCTTTACAaaggaatctgcaagcatagcaaatgaatcaatagaattaggtagtaaattatggtaccatatcatggCACCCTTTGATAGAGTCTCCCCGAATTTGTTCAGCAATACGGATTCAATTTcgtcatcttctaagtcatttcctttgatggtGTATGTATACGAGGTGATGTGTTCATTCGAATCAGTTGTCCCGTTATACTTCAAAATTTCGGGCATGCAGAACTTCTTGGGAattggcttcggagccgcacttggggAGAAGGGTTTTTGTACAAACTTTTTAGAATCTAGTCCTTTCAATATCGGAGGTGTCctcgggatttggtcgaccctggaattataaatttccattttcttatcattttcctcgatcttcttttccccaGTCTCGATTCGCTTCgtcagttcctcgagcatctttacgataGCAGGATTAGCCTCCGATTCTCATCCATTCGATCTCTTTGGCACCGATTCGGCTCTATGAACGACTTCTTATGATGGCTCGAGCTCGATCCTTCTTGGTgcacgattctgattttggagttgtgctaTTGCAGCTTGTTGAGTTTGCAACATTTcgaatatcattcgaaggctaatccCGCCTTCTTCACCGCTCTGTGCATTCTAATCGGCTGTTCGAGCATCTCTACGGACACTATTTTCAGGATCAACGCCCAAATTTCCATTAATGGCAATATGGGAGCAGACATCGATTGGGTCCACAGCCGGAACTCCATCGGGGTTGACTGGAGGTACTCCATTTCCTGGGGCGGTTATGTTTTCGTTCTCACCATGAAGACCAAGGCCATTGTCTATGTATGTGGATGCTAGTTGAGAATTTGACATGTTGAtcctgaaatcaaagacacttcaaagaaAAAAGCGTAAAATAATGTGTTTTATGAAAATTGTACCAggtaatcactattatccttagccccacggtgggcgccaaactatttacccttaaaattggataacaattaacttataagtggttttaaggatatgtgattttacGTGGCACAAACTGATAAACATGAGGATTAATGCTAAAAATTAACAGTAAAATAAAGCAGACCAATGTGATGAGCAACAGTGGCCCTCGAGCTAGATCGCCCTTGAACCAATTGAGTATGCTATTGGAAAAGTATGAACTGAACAATAGAGCTTAAGAGAGAAAAATGTAGTATATTGCTTGATTATGCGTGAATGTATGATGATTACAAAATTATTAGGACCCTCTTtttatagtagaggaatcctatttaTAGTATAATTCTAATTACAGAAGGAAATCCCATGATTGACTAAATGTCCGGTCTTgacttgatacgtgccgagatttccgCCACGATCCTTGCCCAATCACGGATCTCTCGGCTTTCTGTTATTCGACCTAGCAGGCTTCCTTTGATCTCGCTCGATCTCTTTCTCGCTTCGGTCTCGATCACGGCTGATCTCGATCTTGATCGGCCATCGTTCCACGAGCTTACCAATCCATCTCCGTACCATGGTCCAATATAACCGAGGCCGAGCCTTAATCTGTCACCCCGATTTTTGTTAGTCATACAAAATTAGACAAACTcaattttaaccgtatacaattTTCGAACAAGAGAATACGTCGGATAAgacacttaggggtcgtttggtaggatgcattagataaaataatgcatgcattagctttgtgtattaataataccttgtttggtaaATATTTTGaatctatgcattagttatgcaagcattagttatacactctatttggtattatcctatgcataactaatgcatagaaaaccatggtattagcaatgcaatggattttaatgcatgcattagcttagttaaaggaaaattgtccttcaaaatttatgctttaTTAAATTATGCTTGttattatattaatgcaagtttaaaTAATCCAAATtgtgaaaaataaaattattctctagtaaataaataaatacttagcatattttcttttttataaataaatatttagttctatattacaatataggtagacaaatcaaataatatttttttaaattttttcatataaaaacatttctcaacatatgttacttttaaaaagttagagtgatggactggttttgagtgcatttttgtaaacaaacaattcttttaaaaattgtgcaatgctttaatacatcaaaccaaacaatagataagaaatataccagcataactaatatcagcattactaatacaccctgttcagcattattcttatgcaccctaccagACGACTCCTTAAGGTGAAAGAATGAtcaaaataaagaacacaaaccTAAGTTAATTAACATCgtgaaaagtaaaataaaaagaagaaaacaataaCCAGGTAAACAAAAATAATATTGAAGGAGAGATAGAAATATTGAAGGAGAGATAGATAATCTAAAgggcaaaaaaataaaaatgtatatATAGTGTAAAGTTGGAGTAGTAGTTTGGGCTTTGAGAAAAAAGAGTTAAAGTGGAAAATAATTACTATGAGTCTTCAGATTTGAAATTAAGTTACATTCACTGTTAGTGTACGATATTCTTTTGACAGACTTCAACAGATTACCTGCTATA encodes the following:
- the LOC138870803 gene encoding uncharacterized protein codes for the protein MASYPRCLVTEEYQAKMDAVEVGYLFNEAHHALNRLLSETLQVELVAAQDEHAEMAEQRLEQIKDLQRQINEVRDEAEKFKGCMDMLASKKEAIQAEMESAKSQLQVVRENASVQAKIAEDLESNLASLAKELEVARSEVAVANTKAQSTATQYKVNAEATLEEAKGMVDHSKWQARREAPEGVLAQSFDISVELEIAKIEE